TTCCAGCTGCTTTCGTGTCGGCAAACTCATTTGTGTCTACAAAATTCAGCTGGAAGTTGGCACTTGTCCAGTAAGTACGTTTCTCACGGTCGTGTTTTTTCGCGCTCTTTATTTTCAGTTGGATCAGACGGCCACAGGCCCGCGCTTCGCGTCGTACTCGTCTATGTACCACTGCTGGTTGAGATAGACAAAGCGCAGCAGCAGCCTGTAGAGGGTACTGCGGGCGGTGacctccacgtacatggccacAAAAAATGCCAAGAAGAAGAGCACTCCGCAAACGAGTGTCACCATTTCCGAGTGGGTCAGGTCGCTTCGGCGGCCCGTTGTCATCGTTGAAGAGGAGGAGGACGACGGAGGGTCCTGGCGGAAGCAGACAATGGTGACGGTGGCACAGGCCACCATGACGACCACTGACAGCAGGAAGATGCAGTGAAGGACCTTGTCACGTGGTGAGCAAGGCGGGAGGCGCCAGGAACCGCCTGCGCGGAACTTCTTGTGCCACTGGTACTGGTACTGGCAGAGCTCGCAACTTGGCGGTTTGCGGGACTTCTTGCTCAGTATCTCCAGCCAGCGCTGCACGCAACAAACAACGAGCGTCTGACGATAAGGTTGCATGCGTTGCTATGTTAACCAGCCTCATTCGTATCAATCTTTTGAATCCTCAACTTCAGGTCGGCAAAATTTGATGACTATCATTTAAGAGTCACAGGACCCCATCGGAGCCTGCAcattgcaatttttttgttttcccggCAGTAGACTAAGATCTGGATTAGTTGATACATATTCTTCAATATCTGAACCAGTCAAAAGACGAGCCATTGACGAGtaatgtcgcaaaaaaaaaaaatgcttctaaTACATCCGAGTGATACCCACGCCGCACGAGAGGGGGCGCCACCACCTCGGCAAGCGCGTGATTGCCACGATGTAGGGTGgcaaatgcgatgcatttcttcgGGTTTCACAGCTGTAGAGCTGCACTAAGCGCGAGATTTACAACTGCATAAAAAAGAACACACGCGCAGGAATAAACgctgaatttcttttttttcctccagtAAAACGTGCTAGCAGCGACCGCGATTGCCTCTCTCCGTGCTTTCGGGGGTCGGTTTCATCTACGCAGTGCGTACGCGCGAAAGCACTCATGCAAGGCAGGCAATTCAAATTCATTCGCGTATCTCTTTGCCCGTTGGGTTCGTACCGCGCTAAATGCCGCACATCCGGACCGGATTCGAGGGTGCGGAATAGACACCATTCGGGGGTGACGAAGAGTCGCTAGGCAGCGCGGGAGCAATAACCTCCCTCAGCACCAACGCCCGAACGAGACGTACGGCGGCGCGTCATTTTATTTCGTTCACGCTTATCACAGGGCCACACCAATTAAAGGCACCAACGAATCGCACAAACGGCACCGGTTAACGCAGTAATTCCGAAGCCGGAGGGTCACGAGAGAATGAACCCGCACTCTGCTTTTAAAACGTGCACACATCGCGAATTCAGCTGCTGCGTTTAGAACAAAAGAAAACAACTCTGCATATCGCTGGCTTCGCTCGCGGTACACATAAACGCGGAACTGCTAATTTTCTAAGAAGCCGTCCTTTAATATTGCTCTTTCCGTAAAACGTCGCGATGCGTGCATACGTGCTACATGAAATGTAAACGACATGTGCGGCACCGCGATCACTCTCTTTCGAGGCGACCACATAAACGTTTTTAAAGCATTCTGCAGCAAGCTTTAGGTATTGCGGGGGAGGAGTGCTAAATACGGTGGAGGAGACCGATAGGCGTGTATAACCCTCATTCTGGTAACCGCGATgtttgacgcgcgcacacgcaaacCAAGGCCCGCGCGCGGTCAGCTGGCGATCAGCTGTGGGCTCCGCTCACCGTGAGGCAGCCGCAGTGGATGTATTGCACGGTGCCGGAACACCGGCAGGGCGATATGAGCGGGTCATCGTCTCGAGCCGGCATGTGACAGATCTTGCAGAAGGGCCCGCAATCCTCGACAGGCAAGAGAACCTCGTCGACTGCAGCGGAGGATTCGACGAGCTCGCACGATGCGTCCGCGGTCACCGCCTTCGCCCAGACGTGGTGCACCTCGGGCTCGCCCGCTTGGTCCATGGCCCGCGGGGCAAACCATAGCGAGTCGCGGCGTCCTCCTCGCGTTCGTCGGGAGCCGCGGAACTGCCCCCAACTCGGTAACGCAGCGCAGCCGAGCAGTACGCGCGCGCCCAGTGGAGAACGCCGTCTGATCCGTCCCTTTGTTTACCTCGACCGCTCGTAGTGCACCGCCACGCGACGGCGGCACAGAACACGGGCACATATGATGCGACGGCGCGCTAGACAACAATCCGCGCTCACACCGCACGGCGAGCCAGCCAATGGGAGGCGGGAGCGCATGCGGCCGCAAGGGGATCGAGCGAATGGAAGAGCGAAGTCAGGAAGGCTGCTAGCCACAGACAGCTGAGAGCGTGAAACGCGCTTTAGCGTAAAGACTATAAATCATCATAAAAACTTCTTTCTGGTGGTAGTCTCCACTTTCAGGAGCATGGACATGGCGCGCAGGTGTCTGGCGCTTGTTGTCCGCGCTCAGTCGCCTCCCTCATCACGATGTGTGCTGGTGCGAACGGGTTTCGATTTCCCGCGGAGTACGAGTCCCACGCCGCGCTCTAAATCGTCGTCGGGGTCTCTTCTCCCGGGCAAGCTGCCCCGTCGGTCGCTGTCGTGCCCGACTGCGCCGTCTAGGAGAGGGAGAATCACGCCGCCCGCCGGCACCACCCAAACAGGACCGCCGCGATCGGCAGCTGCAATGGGGCACCTCCTCGCCCGTAGCGGCCCATCGGATGCACCTGGACCTCTCACCGCCACCGAGGGGACTGTTACCAGCGCGGCTTTTTATTCGAGCTGTGCCATGTGTGCTTCCCGAAAGCGACGTCGCCGACGCGACCGGCGTTGAACGCGTCCGCTGCATAGCGTCATCGTGCGCGTCTTGACTACTGTGCGAGCCGGAGTACGAAGCGCGCTCTTCAAAGCGAAGTTCGTCCAGGCGACGGTCGTGGTGAAGCAGCTGCGTCTCCTCGTCCGCTGTGGATGCGACATGGCAGCTCAAGCGGTTGCTGGTACCCTCTTCGACTAGACCGGCGCTAGCCTTTGGACATGCATCGCGAGGCGTCATCGGCCGATCATGATCGACCCCAAGGTGTTCGTCGCACTGCTCGTGCTCTCCACGGCGTTCATCGTCGCTGCCATCGTTGGCGCAGTTTGTTTTCTGTGAGTTGAGAGACATTTGTTCAACACTTTATTCGAGCGGCCCACGCACGCGAGCGCGCAATTGCCTAATTCATATGCGCTGcatccttttatttatttcttgtttttcgcGGCGGTGgaagaaagaacaagaaaagttCCGTGCAGAGATGCGATCCGCGCGCTTCCTCGAAACCCGTTCCCGGTTTCATCCTCTGGACGCCGGCCAAAGTTGCGGCGCGGTTGGCGTGTCATTTGTCGTCGAGTCTTGCATGGGGGGCACGTGCTTTCACAGCGATGAGACGATACGGAAAACTTCGGAGAAATGTGGTGCAACGCGTTTGCCTAGAGCAAGCGACGCGATCGATCGTACCTTCACTAGAAATTCGAGTTCTGAAAGCAAAAGAGTGTTAATGTTTCGCAAAAAGAACGTACGCGAAACGTCGACGATTTGGACGTCTCCCTTCTAACCTGTTAATCTGCTTTTTGCGGTTGTACTAAAACCACGAGGTCACGTTATAATAAGGGGTCCCACGTTACTTACTACTCAGCAGTCAGAAAACACTGATTGTCAACTAGTCGAGGCCTTCTAGAACGCATGCCTAACACCATACAGCAGCACGCGCTCTGTAATTAACTGTTTCTCAAAAGTAGGATAAAAGCCGTTCCCTCTTCTCTTCGCATATGATGACATAAACCCAAATGAGCGCGTCATTAACACAAAGTCCACGgcgattggctgatttgagcgtcgTGAACTGCATAGTCGCTGCAGCCGCCACGTGCCTACGACTACATTGAAAGAAAACTGCGCGTTCGAAGGggaaaaaacaaacgaaaaagtGCTTGAGGTCATAAACCTTCTTAGGGACGCATCGATTTTCCCCTGGTAATCACCTTCCCTGCATAGCTTTCAAAGCGCTCGCTATCGCGAAATGTCTTAAAGCGTGCAACAAACCCTTGCAGCTCCACTCGTACCCGACACAGATtctaaaaaatttttgtggcagttgCATGATATATGAAGCAATAAGCTGCTTAAAAAAATTCATTTCATGATTACTTGGAAAGGTGTTGCAGAACTCCTTCAAGTGATCCCAGTCCATACCTGCACCAGTGCACATGGATTGCAAAAGAAATTCGATATGGCTGCAATATTGAAAAACCACAGCGTGTTTGCAACTGTGATTTTCAGGATTGTAGCCTCAACAAATTTTTGTCGCAACTTTATTGCATACAGGCTCGTCGTTTGTCTCGACATGATGCAGCTACAATATGTAACTGGGCTTTAAACATTTCATGGCGCATACAGCTTGCTGATGTAAAGGTAAAAAAAATATAGCCACACCATTGAATACCTGTGTTGTTTCTTTCAGGTGTCGTGTCCTCAAGAAGGATTCCCGCAGACGGCTCAAGGACGACTATGTCATCGTACTTGATGTGAGCGATAACATTAATTCTCTGTTCATATATGTAATGTCCACTATACTGCGCATTCGGAAACACACAACAGTGCAcgtcacacacacgcactcattAAAAAAAGTAATCAGCTGATGTGCCTCCAAACAATGCTGTGCAATAGCACACTTATAATTAGTAGGCAACAGTATAAAGGCTTTTGCTACTTGCATTAGCAACCAAAATAGTACCAACCAAGATACACGGGAAAGCTGCAGGAACCAATCCCATGTAAAATTGACCCACACCTTAATCTTTCAGCAAATAGCTAGATACCAAATGGCAGTCTGAAAGGCACTTTGTTAAATTGGGCAATCAAGTCTCGTAAGACAGATGCTGAAGGCAAATGCGAGTCTGGTCATGATGGTAAGTTGAAACCATATTACGGCTTAAGTAACTCCGAAAGTGAAGGCATGCGCAATTGTGCAAGCGGCGCAAATGAAAATGTATTGTACGGTGCACAGTCGTAGAATACCGTAAAAACCCGCATATAGCTCGGACCCGCATATAGTCCGGGGTGTAATTCGGGGATAGCAAAcgtgagaaaaaaagttttcacccgAATATAGTCCGAGGAAAAtggaaaaaatgcatttattgacaTTTCATTCATCCTCGTCGTCGGACGCACTCTCTTCCGAAGCTCCCTTGTCGGAAATGTTCTCCCACAGCACATCATCCTCAGTGCCATCAAGCGCGTTGGAGATGGAGCACTTTTTGAAGGCGCGGCAAACGAGCGCCTCTGGAATGCAGGCCCAAGCCTCGACTATCCACGAGCAGAGCATCGCTGGCGAGGCCCGTTTCAGCCGTCCGGCAGGGGTCACTTCTGGTTCTCCGGACCTCATCCACTCCACGTACAGGCGCTTGACATGGTCCTTAAATGGCTTATTAAGGCACACATCAAGCGgctgcagctgtgatgtcatcCCTCCCGGGATGACGACGAGCTCGGTGCGGGAGTCGCGCAGCAGTCGCTTTACGGAGTCGGCCAGGTGACACCGAAACGCGTCGAGCACAAGCATCGAAGGGAGCCCCAGCAGTGCTCCGGGCCGTCGACACCACACGGACTTTATCCAGTCAAGGACTAACGATTCGTCCATCCACCCCTTGTCCTGGCAGCGGACGACGACATTTTTCGGGAACTTCTCCCCCTTCGGCAGCGTCTTTCGTTTGAACACCACGTAGGGTGGCAGCTTGCGACCGTCAGCCGTGCAGGATAACATTACAGTCACCCGCGTTTTTTCGTTTCCAGTCGACCGCACGATAACTTGCCTGGAGCCTTTTTGATGCACCGTCAGCGCCGAGGGCATATCCAGGTAGACCGGCGTCTGATCCGCGTTGCCGATCTGGCCCAGCTGAAAGGGGACTGCCTTTCGCAACACAATTATGTACCTTTGAAAAGCCACGAGGTGCTCTTCGTAGCTCTCTGGTAGCTTCTGGGAGATCGACGTACGCCGACGTAGGGAGAACCCAGCGCGGCGCATGAAGCGAGACACCCAATGCTTGCTCGCTTTGAAATCCTCCGGCTGAATGCCTTTGTCTCGAGCGATCTCCCTTGCCTTCGCTTGTAGCAGCTCGATGTTGACAGCGAGATGTGCAGCTCGCTGCTCCCGCACAAAGTCTGTGAGTTCTCGTTCCACGTCAGGAAATGCTCCATTTTTTGGTCCGCGGAAACTTTTTCGCTGGCCGCTGCATGCAAAGAGGGCTTCCTTCTGCTTCCGCCAACCGCGAATGCTCCGCTCGTTGACTCCGAACTGCCGCTCCGCGGCACAGTTGCCGATGGTTTCGGCAGCAGcgataacttttcttttaaaagcagcagaGTACTGCCTGCGCGGTCCTGACATGGCGTAAAATCACAGGAGCAAAATCGAGGCCGTCATTATGGGCACCAAGTTGAAGCAAAGGCCACTGACCAACTGACCAGTTAAGACTAACGCCGCTAACACTACCTAGCGCAGAAGCGCGCagacagctgatgatgatgatagcaccgcgctatgccgaaaccgaaactgaatttGGGCCGAAAATTCTTGGGACCCGCATATAGTACGGGGCCGAAATTTCGCACcctaaaatctagaaaaaaaccccgggctatacgcgggtttttacggtaACGCTTAACAGCGATGTTGCCACCAGCATTGCCACAAATGGTACAGCCACACCATTATCACGACTACTCAAATTGCTACCTCTTCTGGTGTTCTATAAACCATTATTTACGCTTATGTACAAGCTGAAATTCTCCATTAGTATGATGCTGAAAGCATCTTGCGATTGGTTATGCACTGATAATTGACTCTATCTTTGTAAAAGATATTCGGTACGTGGCCCAGAATTAAGCGTTACACCTCATAGAAAAACATTTATGAAGCTGTAATAAGGCTGGAAGATATGAACAAAAATCACATGCAAGTTCTCAGAGGCCAAAAATGCAAGTTCTGACTAGCCACGTGGAATGCATCTATTGCCAAGAGTGTACAATTTAATTGAGATGACAAGATGCCAACTAGCAGAGCTGGTGTTCACATTTCCGTAGTGCTCAGTAACAGGATTCACCAGTCTTTTGTGTCAATATACTCTTTATGACATTAAAAAACTACATGATGACCGTGAAATGAGTGTAAATGAAGTGCGCTGAAAGTGTCACACAGGCAGAGACAATGCCGTCACCTCGTGTCTCTCGTattacaccagatggtcgaagaGGCACAGTGCATATTTGACTCAATGTGTTATGTGTAAGccccagttcttttttttttcatcaccaaCATTAGGATACTATCCTCACACTAATAtctttctcattaaaaaaaaagcaaaaaaggagtACAGCACCAGAGTTGATGATGGAACCACCGCTTTCACAACAGTATTCCATTGTTGCTGTTCATCGATGTGCTCCACAAAACTGGGTTACGCTTTTTTCTCCATGTCAGGGCACGGAACCACCACCTCCGTATACCTGGAGGAGCGTGCGTTCGGATGGATGTCGTCAATAAATAGTCTTCTTCTATTCTCCGCCGAGAGCTTAAAAACATGCAAGTCACTGAGATCATCGGGAGCTGCTTGCACATTCAGGAGGCACCACTGCTTCAACAGCGGAACCGCACCCACTTCACTGCCAGCCCACTCTGTCTCAACACGGCACACCTTGCAAGTTGATGGACGTGGCCCCTCTTCAACAGCAGCACTCTTTTCAATAGTTCCCACACAACCACATTTCATGCATGTATCTGCCTGTACATTCGTGAACAGTAAAACTGTCTGTGAAGCGAACGAACAGACCATCTTCATTCCTTCAACGTGAGTAGGACTGCCTATTCAATGCAGTGCACTAGCATCGGGTTCGCCCGTCTGGGGCAAACCCAATGCCCTTAAACTAGGCAAAGTTAATAGGTCAGCACCTTGGAAATCTCCCAAAAAAGGTTTTTCCCAAGGGTATCGGAAGCAAAAACTGTGTAGTACCAGCTTAGGGAATGCTCGCAAAACTGTGCACAAAGTATTTTCAACGGTTGCAAGTTCAATACTGTTCAACATCGGAGTAAAAATACGGTGGATCTTAGACTTTTCAGAACATATCAAATGTACAATTACTAAAGAACATTGGTCATAATTAGAGTACTTTCACATCACAACAGTCTTCACCGTAATATGGTTCAAGAGCTTTGAGCTGTGCTCTCGTGACCGCTCAGCTGTATAAAAAacggaaaaaaaaatgtcactggAAATTCGACACCAGGCATGCATGGTTTTACATCTCTTTGAAGATGTGGCTTTTTTCAGAAGTACTAATTCCACTCACATCCTTCTTGCGGTTTTCGCAGGCCCGACAGCTCAAGGCCAAGTCCATTTTGACATTTACGAGTTACCATTTTGCATTACAACTTGAGTTCAACATTTAAATTTGCAAAGTGAACAGCGAAGTTTTTCACGTTTCATGCAACGCTTACATTTACCAAGTCAGTTGAATCTGAATAACTTGGCAATTGCCAACAGGGAAGATCCCTCAACGATTCCCCTATAAAAAGAGTGGTACAGATATATTGTCTTCTTAAGCTATGCGACACACTACAATGTGtttggggaggggggagggtgcTGGCTGGCCTGAGAAATGGCAACATTGGGTTGAAACTGCGTATGCATGCACTTTCTGAATGCAAATCGTGCAACAGCATTCACTTATGCTGACATTGCCCAACACGGGAAAGGCACCACTCACAGTGTACCGCTTAAGGCATAAAAatcttgttgctttttttctcagTTGGCATACGCCCGACCGCTGGGCACGCAATCGCTGGCCACTGCATATTTCACGAACTGGGTGCACACTGCCCCGATTCAGCGAGGACGTAGTCGAGTCTTGTAGCATATAGTGTAGCGGGTGATATGTCATGACAGACAGTGGTGAATGAATGCGATTTGGCCGGCAGGCATTAACCGGAGAGCAGGTGTACCACAACGGTGTCCCAGAAGTTACTCCGCACCGATGCGGCACCAGTGGTAGCGGATCGAAGGGCAGCCAGTGTGAGGAAAGAATCAAGAATGTCCACACTGCTTTCCGAGCATCTCTCGGTTGCGGCTACCACTGAAGAGGACCAGCAGACTCGGCGGTGCTCTCCGAGAATGTGCACGATCCGTCTGACTAGGGTTCGATCCGGACAGAGTTGAGGCATCAGCCCTCTTCACTGTTGTGTGTCGAGTCACCGGAGGTGGCAACGGTGGACTGTGGCTGGCCGCGTTCAAGCATTTCAAGGCGTTCGGGATTGGCCATGCTTCTTCGAATGGCCACCGGGTCCTTGCGGCTCCACTTCAAAAGCTCGTCGTGCATCTTGGCCGCCCTGGCTGGATTCAGTGTCCATAGGCAGCCCTTGCGCTGCTGTGCGCCAGGCTTTTCAATCTTCTCGAAGCACTTGTTGAGGGACAGGTTATGGCGTACAGAATTCTTCCACCCGCTtggtgccgtccggaagtacggGAAGTTCTCCCTGCGTCATACACCCACCACCGAAAAAATCGTATTAAAAGAGTCATTACTGCAGCAATCCTAGAATTGCCACAGGTCCAGTTTTAGACCGGCTCAGCCGGTTTTTTAGACCGCAGGCCAGTTGTCAGTCTGTACCTACTGTTATTagtcctatttttttttcagagcagtAAACCTAATTAATCACGGGTATTTTTATGCCAGCAATTAGACTAGTAGGTTAACTCAGTGTGCTGTTTGTTTGTACATGAGGCTTATTTCACTAAAGGAATGCAATGCTACATTAAATGACACTGCATGCCAAATACCTAATAATTTAATCTCATGATAACTCATCCCCCCTCCCTCCTCTCCATCAAAGGACCGGTGTTTTGTTCGAGAAAGGCATCAACCTTAAGCAATGCTGTCCAGTACACTCACTACCTCTGCACAAAGGATGGCTTGGTAAAGGAAAGGCACAACAACACGCCAGGACCGTACAACAGAAGTAGGGTTGCAATTAAGGCAGCAGCAAAAGGGCAACAAAAGCTATCTTTTCTTGCCTATCTTTTAGGCGTTACAACGTCTACTGGTTCCTGCATTCCTTCTAATCGATAATATTCCAGTATATTGTCATTGCtgggtgccatagacttagcatACAAGTTTCAGGAATTTTTATCAAGCCAACAttgtgaaaatacgaaaaatacattgcGGAAGTTCTTACATCACACACGGAGATTACAGTGCAACATTTAAAATGAAACATCAGCCTTGATTTGCTTtgttaataatgaacttatgacattagagttctcagagtgcagtttattaATCTAAAAAAAAACGATTATTTCTCTTGAGTGTCCTTTTAAAAATTGCAGTTAATATATCCTGGAACACACCAGACATGAAGTAAAGTCTCGCAACAGCACTCACGTCATGAAGCTGTAGATCTCATTGACGGGAAGGCTGCCTGTGCTGCTATTTCGTAATGCCATGGCGATGAGACAGGAGTACGAGTACGCCGGCTTTGG
The Rhipicephalus microplus isolate Deutch F79 unplaced genomic scaffold, USDA_Rmic scaffold_24, whole genome shotgun sequence DNA segment above includes these coding regions:
- the LOC119181463 gene encoding E3 ubiquitin-protein ligase MARCHF9 is translated as MDQAGEPEVHHVWAKAVTADASCELVESSAAVDEVLLPVEDCGPFCKICHMPARDDDPLISPCRCSGTVQYIHCGCLTRWLEILSKKSRKPPSCELCQYQYQWHKKFRAGGSWRLPPCSPRDKVLHCIFLLSVVVMVACATVTIVCFRQDPPSSSSSSTMTTGRRSDLTHSEMVTLVCGVLFFLAFFVAMYVEVTARSTLYRLLLRFVYLNQQWYIDEYDAKRGPVAV